The following are encoded together in the Flavobacterium haoranii genome:
- a CDS encoding HNH endonuclease, with protein sequence MGHFIAEEWRDLDAEYVTAKKYFVSNLGRIKSCFRDDEENCTILKGGLTDGFPRISFSVIQKEGKAKQKHVLIHHLVAKLFIPKANNEALTHVIHLDFDRKNNRVDNLKWVTREEMFAHVHKSPVAKESLKKVQEFNRQSNGHKLTVTEVIRLKKKLLDPNRKTRYKILAKQFGVSMMALQRIKTGENWGHIKVEFPEKPVIKEQDYDNKTR encoded by the coding sequence ATGGGACATTTTATTGCAGAGGAATGGAGAGATTTAGATGCAGAGTATGTAACGGCAAAAAAATATTTTGTATCCAATTTAGGTAGAATAAAAAGTTGTTTCAGAGACGACGAAGAGAATTGTACAATATTAAAAGGTGGATTAACAGATGGATTCCCTAGAATTTCATTCTCAGTTATTCAAAAGGAGGGAAAAGCTAAACAGAAGCATGTCTTAATTCATCATTTAGTGGCTAAATTATTTATTCCTAAAGCAAATAATGAAGCCTTAACGCATGTTATTCATTTAGATTTTGATCGTAAAAATAATCGAGTCGATAATTTAAAATGGGTTACACGAGAAGAAATGTTTGCGCATGTTCATAAAAGCCCAGTTGCTAAAGAAAGTCTTAAAAAAGTACAAGAATTTAATAGACAAAGTAACGGACATAAACTTACAGTTACTGAAGTTATACGTTTAAAAAAGAAATTATTAGATCCAAATAGAAAAACACGCTACAAAATTTTAGCAAAACAATTTGGGGTTTCAATGATGGCATTACAAAGAATTAAAACAGGTGAAAATTGGGGGCACATAAAAGTGGAGTTTCCAGAAAAACCAGTAATTAAAGAACAAGATTATGACAACAAAACAAGATAA
- a CDS encoding agmatinase family protein, protein MTTKQDKINNFDPSQPGLEDASVFGLPFTAEESEIVIVPVPWEVTVSYGAGASLGPDAVLEASYQVDLLHQEFPELWKLGIFMDEAPKKMKKNSKKFKKLAQPIIEALEKGKLIENHPGLQQDLDTINYACADMVETIKQQTLKWLDKGKLVALLGGDHSTPLGYYQALAEKHSDFGLLHLDAHMDLRIAYEGFAYSHASVMYNALQIPNITKIVQIGIRDFCEQEVGVVKNENGRVVVHTDMDMKKEEFEGKTWKQKCDELIEQLPEKVCISFDIDGMYPWYCPNTGTPVPGGFSFEQATYLFSKLAKSNKKIIGFDLVEVAPGDNDWDGNVGARMLFHMCGVLAKSQNLNVGEPIIF, encoded by the coding sequence ATGACAACAAAACAAGATAAAATAAATAATTTCGATCCTAGTCAACCAGGATTAGAAGATGCATCAGTTTTTGGATTACCATTTACTGCAGAAGAAAGTGAAATTGTAATAGTACCAGTGCCATGGGAAGTAACAGTAAGTTATGGGGCTGGTGCTTCTCTTGGACCAGATGCGGTTTTAGAAGCCTCATATCAAGTAGATCTCTTGCATCAAGAATTCCCAGAGCTTTGGAAACTTGGAATTTTTATGGACGAAGCACCAAAAAAAATGAAAAAGAATTCCAAAAAATTTAAAAAGTTAGCACAACCTATTATTGAGGCATTAGAAAAAGGTAAATTAATAGAAAATCATCCAGGATTACAACAAGATTTAGATACTATCAATTATGCATGTGCCGATATGGTTGAAACAATCAAACAACAAACTTTAAAATGGTTAGATAAAGGAAAGTTAGTAGCTTTATTAGGTGGCGACCATAGCACTCCATTAGGCTATTACCAAGCTTTAGCTGAAAAACACAGTGATTTTGGATTGTTGCATTTAGATGCACATATGGATTTAAGAATTGCTTATGAAGGCTTTGCTTATTCTCATGCTTCAGTTATGTATAACGCTTTACAAATTCCAAATATTACTAAAATTGTTCAAATTGGAATACGCGATTTTTGCGAACAAGAAGTTGGGGTAGTAAAAAATGAAAATGGAAGAGTTGTAGTTCATACTGACATGGATATGAAGAAAGAAGAATTTGAAGGGAAAACTTGGAAACAAAAATGTGACGAGTTAATTGAACAACTTCCAGAAAAAGTATGCATTTCTTTTGATATAGACGGAATGTATCCTTGGTATTGTCCAAATACAGGAACTCCAGTTCCAGGTGGTTTTTCTTTTGAACAAGCTACCTATTTGTTTAGTAAACTAGCTAAATCAAACAAAAAAATTATTGGATTTGATCTTGTGGAAGTTGCTCCTGGAGATAATGATTGGGATGGGAATGTTGGCGCAAGAATGTTGTTTCATATGTGTGGGGTGTTAGCAAAATCACAAAATTTGAATGTTGGGGAACCTATAATTTTTTAG
- a CDS encoding HNH endonuclease, giving the protein MKTRVIKDGVVVEKQLKGSIIDGYRYIGFTRIVNGERKTNHFSFHYIVGLVFLERDPKKHTNVIHLDYDRMNNVVSNLQWATRKEMLDHAKKSPFVIEAKKKLIEFNRQRDGHKLTVNDVKRLKAKIFDPNRKTRYKILAKQFGISEMQLYRIKSGENWGHIKVDVEQKG; this is encoded by the coding sequence TTGAAAACACGCGTCATTAAAGATGGAGTAGTTGTAGAAAAGCAACTCAAAGGTAGCATTATTGATGGATATCGTTACATCGGTTTTACAAGAATTGTAAATGGAGAGAGAAAAACGAATCATTTCTCTTTTCACTACATTGTGGGATTAGTTTTTTTAGAGCGAGATCCTAAAAAACACACCAATGTTATTCATCTTGATTATGATAGAATGAATAATGTTGTATCAAATTTGCAATGGGCAACAAGGAAAGAAATGTTAGACCATGCAAAAAAGAGTCCTTTTGTTATTGAAGCTAAGAAAAAATTAATAGAATTTAATAGACAAAGAGATGGACACAAACTAACGGTTAATGATGTTAAACGATTGAAAGCTAAAATTTTTGATCCTAACAGAAAAACTAGATATAAAATACTTGCAAAGCAATTTGGTATTTCTGAAATGCAATTATACCGAATAAAATCGGGTGAAAATTGGGGACATATCAAAGTTGATGTAGAACAAAAGGGTTAA
- a CDS encoding FAD-dependent oxidoreductase, which yields MQTPKKIAVVGAGLVGSLLAIYLKRAGHIVHVFDRSPDIRNVQFSGRSINLVMSQRGWKALERLNLQQEIQKIGIPVDKRAIHIANEALNYQFYGKEGEAIYSLSRGVLNRKMIDLAEAEGVEFKFEQKIWDVSLDSATLHQGETERGEWFDLDYDIVFGADGAFSRVRHRMQRQSMFNYSQDFLKIGYKELHIPANEDGSHKLDKNSLHIWPRGEFMLMALANLDGSFTCTLFMPHEGENSFEEIQNVSDLNTFFDKHFPDTKAIMPKLEEDFFKNPTSYLVTMKCFPWTYKDKVALIGDACHAIVPFYGHGMNAGFEDITILVEMIEKYGDDWETIFESYQNSRKPNADAIAELSYRNFMEMSSKTADMKFHLQKKIEKWFSEKHPDKWVPLYRRVTFTHQPYAEALAEGDKQNAIMQEILAIDNIEEIWETEPIEHRILELLK from the coding sequence ATGCAAACTCCCAAAAAAATTGCAGTAGTAGGTGCTGGTTTGGTAGGTTCACTATTGGCAATTTATCTAAAAAGAGCAGGTCATATCGTGCACGTTTTTGATAGAAGTCCAGATATTAGAAATGTTCAGTTTTCAGGTCGTTCCATAAATTTAGTAATGTCGCAAAGAGGTTGGAAAGCTTTAGAACGATTAAACCTTCAACAAGAAATTCAAAAAATTGGTATTCCTGTAGATAAAAGAGCAATTCACATTGCAAATGAGGCTTTAAATTATCAGTTTTATGGTAAAGAAGGCGAGGCTATTTATTCACTTTCAAGAGGTGTTTTAAATAGAAAAATGATTGATTTAGCGGAAGCGGAAGGTGTTGAGTTTAAATTTGAACAAAAAATATGGGATGTTTCACTAGATTCAGCAACTTTACATCAAGGTGAAACGGAAAGAGGTGAGTGGTTCGATTTAGATTATGATATTGTTTTTGGTGCTGATGGTGCTTTTTCAAGAGTTCGTCATAGAATGCAACGTCAAAGTATGTTCAATTATTCTCAAGATTTCCTAAAAATTGGATATAAAGAACTTCACATTCCTGCAAACGAAGATGGTTCGCATAAACTAGATAAAAACTCTTTACATATTTGGCCTCGAGGCGAATTTATGTTAATGGCATTAGCAAATTTAGACGGAAGTTTTACGTGTACTTTATTTATGCCACATGAAGGTGAAAATTCATTCGAAGAAATTCAAAATGTTTCAGATTTAAATACCTTTTTCGATAAACATTTTCCAGATACAAAGGCAATTATGCCGAAACTAGAAGAAGATTTCTTTAAAAATCCAACAAGTTATTTAGTGACCATGAAGTGTTTCCCTTGGACTTATAAAGATAAAGTTGCTCTAATTGGTGATGCTTGTCATGCAATTGTGCCTTTTTATGGACATGGAATGAATGCTGGTTTTGAGGATATCACTATTTTGGTTGAAATGATTGAAAAATATGGTGATGATTGGGAAACTATTTTCGAATCTTACCAAAATTCTAGAAAACCAAATGCAGATGCTATTGCTGAATTGTCATATCGAAATTTTATGGAAATGAGTTCTAAAACAGCAGACATGAAGTTTCATTTGCAAAAGAAAATTGAAAAATGGTTTTCAGAAAAACATCCAGATAAATGGGTACCTCTTTATAGAAGAGTAACTTTTACGCATCAACCTTATGCTGAAGCTTTAGCTGAGGGCGATAAGCAAAATGCAATAATGCAAGAGATTTTAGCGATTGATAACATTGAAGAAATCTGGGAAACCGAACCTATAGAACATAGAATATTAGAATTATTAAAATAA
- a CDS encoding cupin domain-containing protein — protein MKKYIVQKSPFVVPTNDGKLIEEHLGLATTHDKNISIAHMIAPPNWSEPFQTPEFDEYTYIIKGKKQFIIEEDTIVLEAGQSIKIEKNTRVQYSNPFEEPCEYIAICTPAFSMENVNREE, from the coding sequence ATGAAAAAGTATATTGTTCAAAAATCGCCATTTGTTGTACCAACAAATGATGGAAAATTAATTGAAGAACATCTCGGCTTAGCTACTACTCATGATAAAAATATTTCAATTGCACATATGATTGCACCTCCTAATTGGAGTGAACCATTTCAAACGCCAGAGTTTGATGAATACACTTATATCATTAAAGGGAAAAAACAATTTATTATTGAAGAAGACACTATTGTTTTAGAAGCTGGGCAATCAATAAAAATTGAAAAAAACACAAGAGTTCAATATTCAAATCCATTTGAGGAACCATGCGAATATATTGCGATTTGCACACCAGCATTTAGTATGGAAAACGTAAATAGGGAAGAATAA
- a CDS encoding 7-carboxy-7-deazaguanine synthase QueE — protein sequence MLKKEIQLAVDKGEMLPLMEEFYTIQGEGYHTGTAAYFIRIGGCDVGCHWCDVKESWNADLHPPTSTEQIVANAKQYAETVVVTGGEPLTWDMEVLTTRLKNAGLRVHIETSGAYKVTGNWDWFCLSPKKTKLPVQEAYDIAHELKVIIYNKHDFQFAEEQAAKINKNAILFLQPEWSKKEEMTPLIIDYVMKNPKWRISLQTHKYLNIP from the coding sequence ATGCTGAAAAAAGAAATTCAACTAGCTGTAGATAAGGGAGAAATGTTGCCTTTAATGGAAGAGTTTTATACAATTCAAGGAGAAGGTTATCATACAGGAACTGCGGCTTATTTTATAAGAATTGGTGGTTGCGATGTTGGGTGTCACTGGTGTGATGTTAAAGAAAGTTGGAATGCTGATTTACATCCGCCTACTTCAACCGAGCAAATTGTAGCCAATGCGAAGCAATATGCAGAAACTGTTGTTGTAACTGGTGGCGAACCATTAACTTGGGACATGGAAGTTTTAACGACTAGATTGAAAAATGCTGGTTTGCGAGTTCATATAGAAACTTCAGGTGCTTATAAAGTAACTGGAAATTGGGATTGGTTTTGTTTATCGCCTAAGAAAACAAAATTGCCCGTACAAGAGGCTTATGATATTGCTCACGAATTGAAAGTAATTATTTATAATAAACACGATTTTCAGTTTGCTGAAGAACAAGCGGCAAAAATTAATAAGAATGCTATTTTATTTTTACAACCCGAGTGGAGTAAAAAAGAAGAAATGACGCCGTTAATTATCGATTATGTTATGAAAAATCCGAAATGGAGAATTTCATTGCAAACACATAAATATTTGAATATACCATAA
- a CDS encoding pyridoxal phosphate-dependent aminotransferase: MNSVLSERINNLAVSQTLAMAALARELKAQGKDIISLSLGEPDFNTPDFIKEAAKQAIDDNWSAYPPVDGYVDLKESICKKFKRDNNLNYTPSQIVVSTGAKQSLYNIAQVMLNDGDEVILPAPYWVSYSEIVKLSGGTPVEVATSIESDFKMTAAQLEAAITPKTKMMWFSSPCNPSGMIYSKAELEALVEVLKKYPQIYVVSDEIYEHINYVGTYCSIGSIPGMEDRTITVNGVAKAFAMTGWRIGYMGAPEFIAKACNKIQGQVTSGANSIAQRATKAAVEADPSAIKYMVEAFANRRDIVYNLLSEIPGFKVNMPEGAFYFFPDVSSYFGKTVKGQVIKDANDFAMFILAEANVATVTGDAFGNPNCIRLSYATSEELLREAIKRIKEALA, translated from the coding sequence ATGAATTCTGTATTATCTGAGAGAATTAACAATTTAGCCGTATCACAAACATTGGCTATGGCAGCTTTAGCAAGAGAGCTTAAAGCACAAGGAAAAGACATTATCAGTCTAAGCTTAGGAGAACCTGATTTTAACACTCCTGATTTTATTAAAGAAGCTGCAAAACAAGCAATTGATGACAATTGGAGCGCTTATCCACCAGTTGATGGATATGTAGATTTAAAAGAATCAATCTGTAAAAAATTTAAGCGCGATAACAATTTAAATTATACTCCATCTCAAATTGTTGTATCTACTGGTGCAAAACAATCTTTATACAACATTGCACAAGTAATGTTAAATGATGGTGATGAAGTAATTTTACCAGCACCATACTGGGTAAGTTATTCGGAAATTGTAAAATTATCTGGTGGTACTCCTGTTGAAGTTGCAACTTCAATTGAAAGTGATTTTAAAATGACTGCTGCACAATTAGAAGCAGCTATTACACCAAAAACAAAAATGATGTGGTTCAGTTCGCCTTGTAACCCATCAGGTATGATTTATAGTAAAGCTGAATTAGAAGCTTTAGTAGAAGTCTTAAAAAAATATCCTCAAATTTATGTGGTTTCAGATGAAATCTATGAACACATTAATTATGTAGGAACATATTGTAGTATTGGTTCAATTCCTGGAATGGAAGACAGAACTATTACCGTAAATGGTGTTGCAAAAGCATTTGCTATGACAGGATGGAGAATTGGATACATGGGAGCTCCAGAATTTATTGCCAAAGCTTGTAATAAAATTCAAGGTCAAGTAACAAGCGGTGCTAACTCTATTGCTCAACGTGCTACAAAAGCAGCTGTAGAAGCAGATCCTTCAGCAATTAAATATATGGTTGAAGCATTTGCTAACCGTAGAGATATAGTTTATAATTTATTAAGCGAAATTCCGGGATTTAAAGTAAATATGCCAGAAGGTGCATTTTATTTCTTCCCAGATGTTTCTTCTTATTTTGGTAAAACTGTAAAAGGACAAGTAATTAAAGATGCTAACGATTTTGCTATGTTTATACTAGCGGAGGCGAATGTTGCAACAGTAACAGGTGATGCATTTGGAAATCCAAACTGTATTCGTTTATCATATGCAACGAGCGAAGAATTATTACGTGAAGCCATTAAAAGAATTAAGGAAGCTTTAGCTTAA
- a CDS encoding fatty acid desaturase family protein, which produces MDNTTPIFSKTDNLKFFRTLNKRVNDYFKENNIKKTGNWQLHLKTFVMFAIFLTPYFFLIAMDMPFWTYLVLNIIIGIGMAGVGMNVMHDGNHGAYSTKNWVNKIMGGSIYILAGNVYNWQVQHNVLHHTYTNIIGHDEDLDAGKIIRFSPNAKWYRFHKFQHYYSVFLYGLLTFNWAITTDFLQMKRYLRRKLSYGEFKKPSIQWTTLVITKVIYFTIWIVLPIAFGIIWWKVLLGFLVMHYTAGLILSVVFQLAHVVEDTSNPVPNESNEIENTWAIHQLFTTANFAPKNWLMNWYTGGLNHQIEHHIFPNISHIHYSKIGEIVKQTAKEFELPYYEFKTTRQAIASHFKHLKELGKNPQLA; this is translated from the coding sequence ATGGATAACACGACCCCTATATTTTCTAAAACAGATAATCTTAAGTTTTTCAGAACCTTAAACAAACGTGTAAACGATTATTTTAAAGAAAACAACATTAAGAAAACTGGAAATTGGCAATTACATCTAAAAACTTTTGTAATGTTTGCCATCTTTTTAACACCTTATTTTTTCCTTATAGCAATGGATATGCCCTTTTGGACATATTTAGTTTTAAATATAATTATTGGAATAGGAATGGCTGGTGTAGGAATGAACGTAATGCACGATGGTAATCATGGTGCTTATTCAACCAAGAATTGGGTAAATAAAATAATGGGAGGTAGTATTTACATACTAGCAGGAAATGTTTACAATTGGCAAGTACAACACAATGTATTACATCACACTTACACCAATATTATTGGACATGATGAAGACTTAGATGCTGGAAAAATTATACGTTTTTCTCCTAATGCAAAATGGTATCGTTTTCACAAATTTCAACATTATTACTCAGTTTTTTTATACGGATTACTAACTTTCAACTGGGCAATTACTACTGATTTTCTTCAAATGAAACGCTACTTAAGAAGAAAATTATCGTATGGTGAATTTAAAAAACCATCTATTCAATGGACGACCTTAGTTATTACTAAAGTTATTTACTTTACAATATGGATTGTTTTACCTATTGCCTTTGGTATTATATGGTGGAAAGTACTTTTAGGTTTCTTAGTAATGCACTATACAGCTGGATTAATTTTAAGTGTTGTGTTCCAATTAGCGCATGTAGTAGAAGACACAAGCAATCCTGTTCCTAATGAAAGTAATGAAATAGAAAACACTTGGGCTATTCATCAATTATTTACAACAGCCAACTTTGCGCCTAAAAATTGGTTGATGAATTGGTATACTGGAGGTTTAAACCATCAAATTGAACATCATATTTTCCCAAATATTAGTCACATTCATTATTCTAAAATTGGTGAAATTGTAAAACAAACTGCAAAAGAGTTTGAATTACCTTATTACGAATTCAAAACAACTCGCCAAGCTATTGCTTCGCATTTTAAACATTTAAAAGAACTGGGGAAAAATCCTCAATTAGCATAA
- the rsmG gene encoding 16S rRNA (guanine(527)-N(7))-methyltransferase RsmG, translating to MEEILKQFPNLSENQIHQFQKLQSVYEEWNAKINVISRKDIDELYTRHVLHSLGIAKIIQFEPGMKIMDVGTGGGFPGIPLAILFPEVNFYLIDVIAKKIKVVNEVVNALGLKNVKAEQKRAELVKEEFDFVVSRAVTNMPDFVKWVKDKTKKDSKHPDFKNGIFYLKGGDLTEELSIYKNVQLYNLSDFFKDEFFETKKVVYLPVKYKK from the coding sequence ATGGAGGAAATCTTAAAACAATTCCCTAATTTATCTGAAAATCAGATTCATCAGTTTCAAAAGTTACAGTCGGTTTACGAAGAATGGAATGCAAAAATTAATGTAATTTCAAGAAAAGACATCGATGAATTATATACAAGACATGTTTTACATTCGTTAGGAATTGCAAAAATTATACAATTTGAACCAGGAATGAAAATTATGGATGTAGGAACTGGTGGTGGTTTTCCTGGGATTCCATTGGCAATTTTATTTCCTGAAGTAAATTTTTATTTGATTGATGTAATTGCAAAAAAAATAAAAGTAGTTAATGAAGTCGTAAATGCTTTAGGACTAAAAAATGTAAAAGCCGAACAAAAAAGAGCCGAATTGGTTAAAGAAGAATTTGATTTTGTAGTAAGTAGAGCTGTTACAAATATGCCCGATTTTGTTAAATGGGTAAAAGATAAAACCAAGAAAGATTCAAAACATCCAGATTTTAAAAACGGAATTTTCTACTTAAAAGGAGGTGACTTAACAGAAGAATTATCTATTTATAAAAATGTACAATTGTATAATTTATCTGATTTTTTTAAAGATGAGTTTTTTGAAACCAAAAAAGTAGTCTATTTGCCAGTTAAATATAAAAAATAA
- a CDS encoding T9SS type A sorting domain-containing protein has product MKKFIFLIVFLLSCYSNAQIINFPDPVFKAVLLQSSTSNPICGGIKIDANDNGEIDIREAEAIYTISLPPGNVTDVTGIEYFVNLMYCGLSSNQIIHADFTHSPNLQTLGVNNNQLQKLNVTGLTQFYFINCGGNPLTSVNFSSLPALDTCICSYLDVTELDFSNNPVFRRLACNNNINMVTVKINNGYPHVASNTIYNSCWDNTPNLTYVCVDSFEQAAMEDYLYNSCGLTNVIVTDNCAMSNESFTTNNITIAPNPSNGIFTLSFTTTLENATIEVYNLLGQKVYISKLNNLDIYNLDLSGFTSGTYLLKINSNKKIYNYKLFKNKKSPFKRAFFIFYI; this is encoded by the coding sequence ATGAAAAAATTTATTTTTTTAATAGTTTTTTTACTAAGTTGTTATAGTAATGCTCAAATTATTAATTTTCCTGACCCTGTTTTTAAAGCCGTTCTGCTACAATCTTCGACTTCAAACCCTATTTGTGGAGGAATTAAAATTGATGCTAACGATAATGGTGAAATAGATATACGCGAAGCCGAGGCTATTTATACTATTTCTCTTCCACCAGGAAATGTAACCGATGTGACTGGTATTGAATATTTTGTAAATTTAATGTATTGTGGTCTTAGTTCTAATCAAATTATCCATGCTGATTTTACACATTCACCCAATTTACAAACGCTAGGTGTTAACAATAATCAATTACAAAAACTAAATGTAACTGGTTTAACCCAATTTTATTTTATAAATTGTGGGGGTAACCCATTAACGAGTGTAAATTTTTCGAGTTTACCAGCTTTAGATACTTGTATTTGTAGTTATTTAGATGTAACCGAGTTAGATTTTTCTAACAACCCTGTTTTTAGAAGATTAGCTTGTAATAACAATATCAATATGGTAACTGTAAAAATAAATAATGGGTACCCACATGTGGCCTCTAATACTATTTATAACAGTTGCTGGGATAATACACCTAATTTAACCTATGTATGCGTCGATAGTTTTGAGCAAGCCGCTATGGAAGATTATTTGTACAACAGTTGCGGGTTAACCAATGTAATTGTTACAGATAATTGCGCTATGAGTAATGAAAGTTTTACTACAAACAACATTACAATAGCACCTAATCCTTCAAATGGTATTTTTACACTAAGTTTTACTACTACTTTAGAAAATGCGACAATTGAAGTGTATAATTTATTAGGTCAAAAGGTTTATATTTCAAAACTAAATAATTTAGACATCTATAATTTAGATTTGAGTGGTTTTACTAGTGGTACTTATTTGTTAAAAATAAATAGCAATAAAAAAATATACAATTATAAATTATTCAAAAATAAAAAAAGCCCTTTTAAAAGGGCTTTTTTTATTTTTTATATTTAA
- the pruA gene encoding L-glutamate gamma-semialdehyde dehydrogenase encodes MSKGFFNVPKAVNEPVKSYAPGTPEREQVLAAYRKMWNEQIDVPLYIGSEEIRTGNTQNMSAPHDHQHIVGKYHLAEKSHVEKAIATALEARKKWSKMTWENRAAIFLKAAELIAGPYRAKINAATMIAQSKTIHQAEIDAACELIDFLRFNVEYMSQIYNDQPVSDSSVWNRLEHRPLEGFIYAITPFNFTAIAANLPSSAAMMGNVVVWKPSDSQIFSAKVIIDIFKEAGLPDGVINVIYGDPVMVTDTLLASPDFAGLHFTGSTHVFKDLWAKIGTNIHNYKTYPRIVGETGGKDFILAHPSANVKQVVTGIVRGAFEFQGQKCSAASRVYIPSSLWPAVKAQLETDVNSMKMGSPEDMSNFFTAVIHEGSFNKLASYIDQAKQDADAEIILGGGYDKSKGWFIEPTVIVTTNPKYKTMETELFGPVVTIYVYEDSKWNETLELIDTTSEYALTGAVFSTDRYAIEEATIALENSAGNFYVNDKPTGAVVGNQPFGGARASGTNDKAGSMLNLLRWVSPRTIKETFVTPEDYRYPFLG; translated from the coding sequence ATGTCTAAAGGATTTTTTAATGTTCCAAAAGCGGTAAACGAACCTGTAAAGTCATACGCTCCTGGAACTCCTGAAAGAGAACAAGTGTTAGCTGCATACCGCAAAATGTGGAACGAACAAATTGATGTACCTCTATATATAGGTAGCGAAGAAATAAGAACTGGCAACACTCAAAACATGTCGGCTCCACATGACCACCAACATATTGTTGGAAAATACCATTTAGCTGAGAAATCTCATGTTGAAAAGGCTATTGCTACAGCTTTAGAAGCAAGAAAAAAATGGTCTAAAATGACATGGGAAAATCGTGCTGCAATTTTCTTAAAAGCTGCAGAGTTAATAGCTGGTCCTTACCGCGCTAAGATTAATGCTGCAACAATGATAGCACAATCTAAAACAATTCACCAAGCAGAAATTGATGCCGCATGTGAATTAATTGACTTTTTACGTTTCAACGTAGAATATATGTCGCAAATTTATAACGACCAACCAGTTTCAGATTCTTCTGTTTGGAACAGACTTGAGCATAGACCTTTAGAAGGATTTATATATGCAATTACTCCATTCAACTTTACTGCAATTGCTGCAAACTTACCTTCAAGTGCAGCCATGATGGGCAATGTAGTTGTTTGGAAACCAAGTGATAGTCAAATTTTCTCAGCAAAAGTTATTATCGACATTTTCAAAGAAGCAGGTTTACCTGATGGTGTTATTAATGTAATTTATGGTGATCCTGTTATGGTTACTGATACTTTACTAGCTAGTCCTGATTTTGCTGGTTTACATTTTACAGGATCCACTCATGTATTCAAAGATTTATGGGCAAAAATTGGAACTAACATTCATAATTACAAAACCTATCCAAGAATTGTTGGAGAAACTGGAGGAAAAGATTTTATCTTAGCACATCCATCTGCAAATGTTAAGCAAGTAGTTACAGGAATTGTACGTGGAGCATTTGAATTCCAAGGCCAAAAATGTAGTGCTGCTTCTCGTGTTTACATCCCAAGTAGTTTATGGCCAGCTGTTAAAGCACAATTAGAAACTGATGTTAACTCAATGAAAATGGGTTCTCCTGAAGATATGTCTAATTTCTTTACGGCTGTAATTCATGAAGGTTCATTCAATAAGTTAGCTTCATATATTGATCAGGCTAAACAAGATGCTGATGCAGAAATTATTTTAGGTGGAGGTTACGACAAATCTAAAGGCTGGTTCATTGAACCTACAGTAATTGTTACTACAAATCCTAAATACAAAACAATGGAAACTGAACTTTTCGGTCCAGTTGTAACTATTTATGTTTACGAAGATTCTAAATGGAACGAAACTTTAGAATTAATTGACACTACATCTGAATATGCCTTAACAGGTGCGGTTTTCAGTACAGATAGATATGCTATCGAAGAAGCTACAATTGCACTGGAAAATAGTGCTGGTAATTTCTATGTAAACGATAAACCAACGGGTGCTGTTGTCGGAAACCAACCTTTTGGAGGTGCTAGAGCTTCTGGAACAAACGATAAAGCTGGATCTATGTTAAATTTATTACGTTGGGTTTCTCCACGTACAATAAAAGAAACTTTTGTAACTCCTGAAGATTATCGTTATCCATTTTTAGGGTAA
- the apaG gene encoding Co2+/Mg2+ efflux protein ApaG: protein MVTQITKGIKISVSTSFEGTYFKNYKIHYAFSYQITIENQSKDSVQLTSRHWEIYDALNNIEIVDGEGVVGKKPVIKPGEKHIYNSGCLLASPIGAMKGHYDMINFTSTKSFQVVIPTFKLSAPFALN from the coding sequence ATGGTAACACAAATTACAAAAGGCATAAAGATTTCTGTTTCTACTAGTTTTGAAGGTACTTACTTCAAAAACTACAAGATTCACTATGCTTTTAGTTACCAAATCACAATTGAGAATCAGAGTAAAGATTCTGTTCAATTAACCTCAAGACATTGGGAAATTTACGATGCACTAAACAATATAGAGATTGTTGATGGCGAAGGTGTTGTTGGAAAAAAACCAGTAATCAAGCCAGGTGAAAAGCACATCTATAATTCAGGGTGTTTGTTAGCATCTCCTATTGGAGCGATGAAAGGTCATTACGACATGATTAATTTTACTTCAACAAAAAGTTTTCAAGTTGTAATTCCAACATTTAAATTAAGCGCTCCTTTTGCACTTAATTAG